The Arcobacter roscoffensis genome segment ATATAAAATTGCTGCTCACTCTGCTGATATTGCAAGAGGAAGAAAAGGTGCAAGAGATATTGATGATGAAATGTCAGATGCAAGATACTCGTTTGATTGGAATAAGCAATTTGAACTTTGTTTAGATCCTGAAAGAGCAAAAGAGTACCACGATGAAACTCTTCCTCAAGATGTATTTAAAGAAGCAGAGTTTTGTTCTATGTGTGGACCAAAGTTCTGTTCATATAAAATCACACAAAAAATCGTAAAAGACCACGGTGATGCGATGGTTAACGCTGGATAAAAAGAGTGAAGAGTTTCACTCTTTTCAGCGTTAACGAGCTTTTTATGAAAATAGCAAATCTTGATTTGCGTAAATTTTCAAAAAGGTCAGACAAAATGCTGGATAAAAAAGTGAACAGTTTCACTCTTTTCAGCATTAACGAGCTTTTTATGAAAATAGCAAATCTTGATTTGCGTAAATTTTCAAAAAGGTCAGACAAAATGCTGGATAAAAAAGTGAAAACACAAACTTGTCCAAAACTATCTAAGAAAAAACACTCTTCAAAATAATTTGAAGAGTGCCTTTTTTATTTAAAACTTTCAAAACTATTTCCAAAAATCAAAATTACAAAAACAATAAAACTAAAGCCTTTAAAATTCTATGTATTTCATAAACTTTTGATAAAATATCACTGTTTAAAAAAGTAAATAAACCTTTACTTTTTACAAAAAAATAGAAAATTTAGCTTAATTAAGACAAAAATTATCCTATTTCAATTATAATACAAAAAATTTAAATATAAAACTTTATAAAAAGGATTTTTCTATGGCAAATATAGAAGATATTAAAAAAGAACTTGAGAAAGTTAAGTACCCTGGATTTGAAAAATCTATTATGGACTTTGGGTTCGTAAAAGATGTTCAATTAGAAGGAAATATAGCTTCAATTGTATTAGATATTACATCTACTGCTCAAGAAGTTGAAGAACAATTAAGAAAAGATATTCATGCCTGTATCAATGCTATTGGACTAGAAGTAAAACTTGGGTTCAATAAGCCACAAGCTCCAAAACAAAACTCTAACTCTGTAAGTGGTAAAAATATTGCTCCTCAGATTAAGAAAATTGTAATGGTAAGTTCAGGAAAAGGTGGAGTTGGTAAATCAACTACAACTGTAAACTTAGCAGTTGCTGCTTCTATGCAAGGTAAAAAAGTTGGTATTTTAGATGCTGATATCTATGGTCCAAATATTCCTAGAATGATGGGATTACAAGGAAAAGAAGTAGAAGTTATTGGTGAAAAAGCAAGACCACTTAATGCATATGGAGTAGATGTAATGTCTATGGGTGTATTAATGGATGAAGGTCAAGCAGTTATTTGGAGAGGGGCTATGATTATGAAAGCTATCCAACAACTGTTAAGAGATATTTTATGGGAAGAGTTAGATATTCTTTTCATTGATATGCCTCCTGGTACTGGTGATGCACAATTAACACTTGCTCAAAGTGTTCCTGTTGCAGCAGGTATCAATGTAACTACTCCTCAACATGTTGCACTTGATGATTCAAGAAGATCATTAGATATGTTCCAAAAGTTACATATTCCTGTAGCTGGTATTGTTGAAAATATGAGTGGATTTATTTGTCCATCATGTGAGACAGAATCAGATATTTTTGGAATGGGAACTTGTGAAGATTTAGCTGATCAATATAATACTCAAGTATTAGGAAACCTACCAATTGAGCCTGCAATTAGAGAAGGTGGAGATGGTGGTAAACCAATTACTTACTTTAATCCAGAATCAATCTCTGCAAAAAGATATATGGAAGCAGCATCAAAAGTAATTGCTTTCTTAGACAATGTAGATGATGATAGAACTAATGCTGATATTCAACCAACTACACCTCCTGGTGTAAGTGCTTGTTCAACAACAGCTGCAAGTGCTAGCTCTGCACAACAAACTCAACAATCATCAGGTGGTAGTTGTGGTACAGGGTGTGGTTGTCACTAAGACTTCAAGATAAAAAGTAGCAAAGCTACTTTTTATCTTATTTAAAATACTCTAAATAAATCTCTTCAATTTTTTGTTTTACTAGATGTTCTTTCCACTTGTGTCTTTCGCAAAATTTTAGAATCTCAGCTTCTTTCTCTTCTTCGTTACAAAAAAAGTATAATTTCTTTACAAAAGGTTTAGGAATATTTATAATTGCTTTTTCAAAATAGTTCTCTTTACACTCTTTAGAGCAAAAAACTTTTGAAATAGGTATTTTTTTAGAGCAGTATTGACAAGTATTTGCCATAATAACTCCTTTTTTGGAATTATATCTTTTAAAGTTTAAGTGCAACTTACTTGCATGAGTTGCACTTTAAAATTAATTTATTTAGTTCTTGAGTTTTTTTCTTCGATTCCAGACATACCAAATCTTCTAGCTAACTCTTGTTTAACTCTATCTGGGCTTATATTTTTTGAAGCAAGGGCAACTAAAACGTGATATGTAATATCAGCTGCTTCATAAATAATCTCTTCTTCATCATTATCTTTTATTGCAAAAGTAAATTCACCTGATTCTTCTACAATTTTTTTAAGCATAGAGTTTTGTTCACCATTTAAAAGTTTTGAAGTGTATGATTTACTTGGGTCATCATTTTTTCTTTCAAGTATAGTGTGATATAAGGTATCTATTACTCCATAAGCAGCTGTTGTATCAACTTCTACTTTTGATACTTCTTCATTTGTTTGTAAATCAGTAAAGAAACATGATTTTCTTCCTGTATGACAAGCTACACCTTCTTGATTTACTTTTAATAAAAGTGTGTCGTTGTCACAATCAAGCATAATATTTACTATTTCTTGTGTGTGATTAGAGCTTTCACCTTTTTTCCAAATTCTTTGTTTTGTTCTGCTAAAGTAGTGAGCGTAGTTTGTCTTGATTGTTAGCTCTAATGCTTCTTTATCCATGTATGCTAGCATTAATACTTCATTTGTTGTTGCATCTTGTGTAACTACAGGAATTAAACCATTAGTTTTTTCCCAATCAATTTTTTCTATTGCTTCCATTTTTGCCCTTAAAATTTTTTGCTTATATCAAGTTTTAGTTTTTCTACTTCTCTTGTGACTTTATCTACTTCAACTTCGCCGCCTATTTCTATATCTTTTTCTTTAAGCTTTTCTGTCTCAGCTATAGTTGGAGGAGGTGAATATTTTTCTTGCTTGTACTTTGAATATCTATCGTCTTCAAGTGGTATATCTAAGTTTATTTCATTTTTATTCTTAATACTCTCTTCTTGTTTCTCTTGTGCAAAGATAGTTGTTGTAAGTAAAAAAGTTAGTATTAAAATTAAGTTGTTTTTTTTCATTTGATTACTTTGTATAAAGTAGGGAAAACCCTACCTTATTATTTACCGTGTATTGCAGTATCTCTTGATTTGTCTTTAGTATCAACCCAGATATTTGGAGTTGAACCACCAGGAGTTAAGAAAATCTTAGCATCTTTGTTTTCTCTAAGTGCGTCGTTGAATTTCCCTTGAACTTGAATTTGTTGCATTCTTAATAAATCAGATGTTAAAGATTTTGCAATCTCTTTATTTGCTGCTGATTGAGCTTTCGCTTCAATAGTTACAGCATCTGCTCTACCTTGTGCTTCAATTCTGTTTTTATCAGCCTCACCTTTTGCAAGTGCAGCTTTTTTCTCAGCTTCTTGTTTTGCTCTTAAAACCTCGTATCTTACTCTTTCAGATTCTTGGTTAGCAATTTGAACTCTTTCAATTTGTTCTTTAATTTTTTCAGGTAATACAATCTCTCTTAATTGAACAGATTCTACACTTACAGGTGTATCTTCTAAAGCTTCAACTTGAGTTCTAATACCATTTTCAATTAAAGTAGCAATTTCATTTCTTCTTGTTGGTAATTCTTCTGCGTTAAATCCACCAACAATATTTCTTACAATATTTCTTACAACTGGATCAACAATTTTGTCTTCCCATCCAAGACCCCATGTAGCAATAGTAGTTGGAGCTCCATCTGCTGTTAATCTATATTGAACAGTTAATTCAATAGAAACAGGTAAACCTCTTGCATCTAAGATATTAATTGCTGGGTTTGATCTAATACTTTGGTCAAATCCACCCATTTGTTCAACACTTCTATAGTTGATAAGTCTTACTTTTGTATCAACTACAATAACTTTTTGGAATACTGGAAGGTATAAATGGAAACCAGGAGTTAATGGTTTATCTTCATATTTACCTGTAGTAACTTTAATACCTACTTGACCTGATTCAATAATCACAAATGGTTTAAAGATAAATAATGCAGCAATAATTATGATAATCACATAAATAAATCCTGCTTTTTTACCAAAGTTCTTGAAAAATTCTGGTGGCTCAAAAGGTGGTTGATAGTTTCCACCACCACCATTATTGTTGTTAGAACCACCACCATTATTCTGTTGTCTGTTTTTAAAATAGTCGTTGTCTATTGGCATTTTTTCCCTTATTTTATATTAATTTTAAAATATTAACTAAGATTAGTTAATGTATGTTAAATACTTAGTGTATTTTTCATTTCTACCTTGAACTACATCAAAGTATGCTTTTTGTAATACTTCTGTAATTGGACCTCTTGAACCACAACCTATAATTCTTGCATCAATATCTCTAATTGGTGTAACTTCAACAGCAGTTCCAGTAAAGAATGCTTCATCAGCAATATATACTTCTTCTCTTGTTAATCTTCTTCTTGTTACTGTGTATCCTAAGTCTTTTGCTAAGTCAATAACAGTAGCTTGAGTAATTGATTCTAAAGAGTTGTCATTTGGTGGAGTAATAATTTCTCCGTCTCTTACAATAAAGAAACAAGCACCAGAAGCCTCAGCAATGTAACCTTGGTCATCTCTTAATAATGCTTCATCATAACCACACTCAACAGCTTCACCTTTTGCCATTTGAGAGTTTAAGTAATTAGCAACTGCTTTTGCTTTACCCATTCCAGAAGTATTTGAGTTTCTAGTCATAGAGGCAATTTTTACTCTAACACCTTTTTTCATTCCTTCTTCACCTAAATATGCTCCCCATTCCCATGCAGAAATAGAAACATTTACAGGAGCTTGTTTATGATAAAGTCCCATAACTCCATATCCTAAGTAAACAAGTGGTCTAATATAAGCACCTTCAGTTAATTCATTTTTTTGTAATAATTCAATTTGTGCTTTATTTAGTTCCTCAGTACTAAATGGAACATCAATTAGTGTCATTTTAGCTGAGTTTATAAGTCTTTTAGTATGCTCTTCAAGTTTAAAAATAGCACATCTTCCATCATGAGTTTTATATGCTTTAGTACCTTCAATAGCACCATTTCCATAGTGAAGTGTATGTGAAAGAACATGTACTTTTGCATCATGCCAATCTACAAACTTTCCATCCATCCATATATATTTTGCTTCAGTCATCTTATAAATTCCTAATGATTTAATTTTTAATGATTATTCTATCTAAGATATTATTAAATTTAGGTCATAATTTAAAAGCTAGATTTCTTTTAGGGCTTTGAATAGTTACTTATGGTATATTATCAAAAAAATTTTAGGATTAGTTTTTTAGATGAGTAGATTTATAAAAAATATTGTTTTAGGTACATCGATTATATTAGTTATTGCAGGTTGTTCGGTTAAGGATTTTGATAAAATAGTTCAGCCAAAGAAAAAAGAGTTTGTTTATGAAAGACCAGTTGTTTCTGATGAACTTTTAAAGACAGTTCATGAGATAGTAAAAGCTATGTCTCAAAATAATTTACAACTTTTAAATAGTAAATTTATAAATCAAAACTTTGGTTTATATAACTTATATAAAATAGATGGTTTTGAAAACTTTACTTTTCAAAAAATGTTTTTCAATGTAGTTGAAGAAGAGACTATAAAGCTTGAAGAGTTTTCGCATTTTGTATCAAGAGTGCCTAAAAAAGCTATAAACTTACCAATAATAGAAACTGATTCTACTTTTAATTGTAGTCCTTACAATGATGCTTATTACGGCTGGACAAATCATGGGCTTTTTTTAAGTACAAATACTTCTACAAAATTAAAAAAATTTATGGAAGAGAAAAATATGCTTAAAAAAGACTCTTTTAAAAAAGAGGATTTTCATAAAGCAAAAATGATTGAACTTATGTCATATAAAGTTATATTAACACCTGAAATTGTGTTTCATTTAAATAAGCTAAATGATGGTAAATGGTACATAACTTTAATAGATAGAATAACAACAAACTGTAGCGTAAAAAAGGATTCTAAAAAATGAGTCAACAAGAATTTTGGAATAGTAAGTTTTCAAGAGATGGTTACCTTTATGGTATAAAACCAAATAGTTTTATTGCTTCAAAAGTAAAATCTTTTCCAAGGGGCGGAAAGGTTTTATGTTTAGGTGAGGGTGAAGGAAGAAATGCTATATTTTTAGCAAAAAGAGATATGGAAGTAACAGCAATTGATGCTTCAGATATCGGACTTTCAAAGCTTCATTTTAGAGCCTTAGAAGAAGGTGTTACGGTTGAGACTATTTGTGCTGATTTAAATGACTGGGAAGTGAAAGAACAATACGATGTAATAGTTGCTTCATATTTGCATATGTATAAAGAAGATAGAGCTAAACTTTTTGAAAAAATTCAGGATTCACTAAAACCTGATGGAATTTTTGTTGGTGAGTTCTTTTCTGTAAATCAACTAAACTACAATAGTGGTGGGCCAAAAGACAAAGATTTACTTTACACAATTGATGATTTTAAAAAAGCTTTTGCTTTGTGTCAAGGTGATATAAATGAAGTAGTAACTATTTTAGATGAAGGTAAAGGTCATCAAGGTGAAGCTTCTGTAATTAGAGTAGTTGTAGAAAACTAAAAGAGAAATTTTTTCCTAAGTTATAAATTGGTATATTATAACTTAGATATATAATAATTATAAGATTTTCAAATAAGAGTAAAAAATATGATAGATAAATTAAAAAGTATAATAAATGAAAGAGTATTAGTTATTGATGGAGCTATGGGAACACAGCTTCAATTAGCGGATATTAAAGACAAAGAGTGGGAATATGAGGGAATAAATTTAGAGGGTTGTAATGAACTTTTAAACTTAACAGCTCCTCATGTTTTAGAAAAGATTCATGATGATTATTTAGAAGCTGGGGCTGATATGATTTCAACAAATACTTTTGGTTCTATGCCATGGGTATTAGATGAGTATCAAATTCCTGAGACATCATATGAATTATCTAGACTTGGAGCAAAACTTGTAAAAGATTCTTGTGATAAGTTTAGTACACCCCAAAAACCAAGATATGTTTTAGGATCAATTGGACCTGGTACTAAACTTCCATCATTAGGTCATATAGCTTATGATGATATGTATGAAGGTTATAAGATTATGGCACAAGGACTTGCTGATGGAGGAACAGATGTGTTCTTACTTGAAACTTGTCAAGATCCCTTACAAATTAAAGCAGGATTACATGCTTTAAATGATGTGGCACCTCATATTCCTGTTATGGTATCTGTAACTATAGAGCTTAGCGGTACGATGCTTATAGGAACAGATGCTATGACAATTGCTGCAATTTTAGAACCATTTAATATTTTATCACTTGGATTTAACTGTGGTACTGGTCCTAAACAAGTACACAAACATGTAAAAACATTAAGTGAAATTTGTAAGTTCCCTATTTCTGTTCATGCAAATGCAGGACTTCCACAAAATAAAGGTGGAAAAACTTACTATCCAATGCAGCCTAAAGAGTTTACAGAGTTAACAAAAGAGTTCTTAGAGTTTAATGGAGTTTCATTTTTAGGTGGTTGTTGTGGTACTACTCCTGAACATATTAAAGCATTAGTTACAGATATTGAAGGTGTAGTTCCTAAGAAGCCTAGTGGATTTTTAAAAGCTTCATTAGCAAGTTTATTTAATGTAGTTCCATTAAAACAAGACCCAGCACCACTTCTAATAGGTGAGAGATCAAATGCTACAGGTTCAAAAGCCTTTAGAGAATTACTAAAAGCAAATAACTATGAAGGAACTTTAACAGTTGGTCAACAACAAGTTAGAGCAGGAGCTCACGTAATTGATGTATCAGTTGGATTTGCAGGTCGTGATGAAAGAGAAGATATGGATAAAGTTGTAGGACTTTACTCTCAAAAAGTATCACTTCCTTTAATGCCTGATTCAACACAAATTCCAGCACTTGAAGCAGCACTTAAACAAATAGGTGGAAGACCTATTATCAACTCAGTAAACCTTGAAGATGGTGAAGATAAGTTTGATGAGATTTGTTTACTAGCTAAAAAATTTGGTGCTGCTCTTGTTTGTTTAGTTATTGATGAAATTGGTATGGCTAAAACTTTAGAGAGAAAATTAGAAGTTGCTGAGAGAATTTATGACTTATGTGTAAATAGACATGGCTTTAAACCTGATGATTTAGTATTTGATATGCTTACATTTACTATTGGTTCTGGTGATGATGAGTATAGAACAGCTGGTGTTGAAACTCTTGAAGCTATTAAAGAGTTCCAAATAAGACACCCAGAAGTTGGAACTACTTTAGGACTTTCAAATATCTCTTTTGGACTTGACCAAAAAGCTAGAATTTACTTAAACTCAATTTACTTAGACCATTGTGTAAAAGCAGGACTTACAACAGCGATTGTAAATGTAAAACATATTTTACCTCTAAATAAAATTTCTGATGAAGACAGAAAAGCTTGTGATGATTTAATCTTTAATAATCAAGAAAATGGTGACCCATTATTTGCCTTTATTGACCACTTTGCAAACGTAGGTGATATGGAAGAACAAAGTGATGAAGAGTACCAAAAATTAGAGCCAGTTGAGAAAGTTAAAAAACTTTTATTAGATGGTGATAAAGATAGAATGTTACCACTTGTAGAAGAGTTAAGACATGAAGTAGAACCAGAAGTTATAGTAAATGAATGGCTTATTGATGGTATGAAAATTATTGGGGAACTGTTTGGTTCAGGTCAAATGCAGTTACCATTTGTACTTCAAAGTGCTGAAACTATGAAAGCAACAGTTGATAGCTTAAATCCTTATTTACCGAAAAAAGAGAAAGCTAGTGAAACTGTACTGGTACTAGGAACTGTAAAAGGTGATGTACATGATGTTGGTAAAAACTTAGTTGATATTATTCTTTCAAATAATGGATTTAAAGTAATCAATATTGGTATTAAAGCAGATTTAAATGACTTTATTATTGCTGTAAAAGAGAATAAAGCTCAAGCTATTGGAATGAGTGGATTACTTGTAAAATCAACAGCTGTGATGAAAGAAAATCTAGAAACACTTCAAAAAGAAGGAATTGATATTCCAGTACTTTTAGGAGGAGCTGCACTTACAAAAGGTTTTGTAAATGATTATTGTAGACCTATTTATGATGGTCCAATATTCTATTGTAGAGATGCCTTTGATGGAGTTGTTTCTATGCAAAGAATTGAAGAGGGTGATTTAGATAATACTGCACTTGCTGCTGATCTAATTGAAGAAGTTGATACAAGTGATAGGGTTGCAAAAGAAGAAGTTGAAATTCCTCCATATGAAGAGATAGAACTTCCAAAACCTACGCAGTTTACTTTCCCTCCACTTTGGGATAGAGTTGCAAAAACTGGTGATGAAGTAGATAAAGAGTTAGTGTTTAAATGGATTAACCATAGAGTTTTATTTAGACAAAGATGGGGATATAAAAGAGGAAAACAAAAAAGTGCAGATTTTATCAAGCATGAAGAAGAAGTTGTTAAGCCTTTATATGAAGAGTTAAAAGAAGAGTTAATTGATAAAAATATCTTTGATCCAATTGCTATTTATGAATACTACCCTTGTATGTCTTATGATAATAAACTTTATATTTTTGACAAAAAGTATTTATTTAACTCAGAAGATGAAGCTAGAAATAATAAGCCATCTTTGGATGAAGCGATAAAAGTATTTGAGTTCCCAAGACAGCAAAGAAAACCTTTTAGATGTATTGCTGATTATTTTGCAAATGATAGACTTGATGTAGTTGGATTTACTCTTGCTAGTGCAGGGCTTAAAGTAGCTGATTATGAAAGAGAGTATTACAACAAGGGTGAGTTTAATAAATATTATCAAATTCATGGACTTGGAGTTGAACTTGCTGAGGCTTTAGCTGAGGTTTTACATAAGCAAATTAGACTTGATTTAGATATTGTACCAAAAGAAGGACCAACACTAAATGATGTTCAAATGAAACAGTATGTAGGTTGTAGATACTCTCCTGGATATGCAGCTTGTCCTGATTTAGCTATGAATAGAGATATCTTTGATTTACTAGATCCTGAAAAATTTGGAATTGAGTTATCTGAGACATTCCAAATGCATCCAGAACAAACTACTTGTGCAATAGTAGTTCCTCACCACGACGCAAAATATTATAATATTTAAAAAGTAGGGTTTCCTACTTTTTAAAGTATAAAATAACTTCCAAAAACCCCATTAGATAGGGATTTAAGTTTATATAGGGCAAAATATATAAAATAATTACATCATGGGGTTTTAAATGGGGTTTTTAAAGAAAAAATCAACACTACTTTTACTATTAACTACTTTTTTTATAAGTGGATGTACAGTAACTCCCCAACCTCTAAGCAAAGAAGAAATAGCACTAAAAGCAAATCAAGATTTAAAACTAATAAATAGAATTTCTCCAATTATTACAGAACCAATTACAATAGATGAAGCAATAAATAAAGCCCTAAAAAATAATGTAAGAAATAAAATCAAGTTAATGCAAACAGCCCTAGCAAAACAACAAATTGATTTAGTTTATTATGACATGTTACCAAATCTAACTACAAGTGCAGGATACTCAAAAAGAGATGAGTATGCTGCATCTGCTAGTACTTCATTTAGTGGTGGAAATCCTGAGCCAATAACAGGTGAGCCTTCATACTCAGTATCTCAAGATAAAGAAAGAATTGATGCTGATATTTCTTTTAGTTGGAATGTTCTAGATTTTGGATTATCGTATGTGAAAGCTCAACAACAAGCTGATAAATACTTAATGGCAAAACAAAATGAAAGAAAAGTAATTCACAACATCGTACAAGAAGTAAGAAGAACTTACTATAAAGCTGCATCAGCTCAAGCCTTACTTAAAAAAATTGTTCCTATGATGAAAGATGTACAAGTAGCTTTAAATGATTCAAATAAAATTAAAAAACTTAGAATCAACTCGCCAATGGAGTCTTTGGCGTATCAAAGGGATTTACTTGAAGTATTAAGATCTCTTCAAGCTTTAGAGAGAAATCTTATGAATGCAAAAGTCGAGTTAGCTGAGCTTATGGGTTTAAAAGCTGGAACTCATTTTACACTTGCACAAGAAATTAAAACAGATTATGAGCTTCCCAAATTAAATCTTGGTTTAAAGCAAATGGAAATAATGGCTTTAGAGAATAGACCTGAGATTTTAGAGAGTAGATATAAACAAAGAATTTCACATAAAGAAACAACAAGAGCAATTTTGCAAATGCTTCCTGGAATTAAACTAAACAGTGGTATTTCTTATGATAATAATGATTATTTACTAAATAACAATTGGACTTCATACGGTGCAACTATTTCATGGAATTTATTAAATATCTTTAAAGCAAATACAAGTCAAAAAATTGCAAAAACAAAAATAGCTTTAGCAAAAGAACAAAAACTTGCTATTTCAATGGCAGTATTATCACAAGTTCATTTATCACTTGCAAACTTTGAACAGTCAAAAAAAGAGTATAAGCTTTCAAAGAAATATTTAGATGTGGCTCAAGAAATATACAAGTTAACAGAAGTTACAAATAAACTAAATATGAATAGTAGATTGATTTATACAAAAGAGAAATTAAACTATATCTTAGCACTTCTAAGACACTCTTCATCTTATGCAAATGTACAAAATAGCTATGGAAGAGTTTTTGCTTCAATTGGAACTTATGAAGATATAGGAAAAGAGACTTTAGAAAAAAATAGTGTTATAAAAGTAAAAGAGCCTAAAAAAACTAAAAAGAAAAAAGTAGAAATCAAAAAAGCTAAGCTTGAAAAGTTGGTAAAAACTGCTCAAACAACTCAAAATGTATATTTAAGAAAAGAAGCTCATAAAGATAGTATTTATAGTGTGGTTTTACTAAAAAATAGAAAAGTAAAGGTTTTAAGAGAGTTTGAAAATAAATATGGAAAATGGATAGAAACACCTCTTGGATATATCTATAAAAGTGCTGTATTTATAAAAGATGAAAAAGAAGATAATTTAAGTTTAGCAAGTAAAAAAGAGATAAAAAAGAGTATTTTTAAAGGGGTAGCTTTTAAAAATGCAAATATAAGAACAGAAGCAAATTGGCAAAGTCCAGTTCTTTTTTTACTTCCTAAAAACCAAGAAATAAATATTGAAGAGATTATATCAAACAACAAAGATGTTTGGTATAAAACATCTTTTGGATATATAAGTAATTTAGTGATGGATATAAAAGAGTAGAGAATGAAAAAGATATTTTTAATAGGATTTTTAATCACATATATTTTTGCCCAAGATGAAATTAGTTCAAGGGCTGTTATCACTTCTTATGATAAAACTATTTTATCAAGTGAACTAGCTGGAAATATCACTTATTTAAAAAAAATTGAGGGTGATTCTTTTAAAAAAGGTGATCTTTTAATAAAATTAAATTGTGATATTTATAAAGCACAAAAATCAAAAGCTGCAATTGAAAAAAATATAGCTTATTTAAAATATAAAAAAAATAAAAAATTAGAAAGCTTTAAATCAATAGGTAAGTTTGAAGTTGATATTGCAAGAGAAGAGTTTAGAAAACAAGAAGCAGAGTATAAAATAGCTTCAATAAATGTAAAAAGATGTAATATCTATGCTCCTTATAACGGAAGAGTAGTGACAAGAGAAGTCTCACAACATCAAAGTGTAAAACCAAATGAACAGATATTAGAGATTATCTCAACAGAGAGTTTGGAAGCAAAAACTTTTGTTCCCTCAACATGGTTAGCAATTCTAAAAAAAGATATGAAAGTTGTTTTAAACATAGATGAAACACAAACTTCAATTAGTGCAGTAGTAAAAGAAATAGGTTCGGTTGTTGACCCTATTAGTCAGACTGTTTTAGTTAGAGTCTCACTAGAAAAACCTTATGACAAAATAATACCAGGAATGAGTGCAACAGCAATATTTCAGATAAATGAGCAAAACTAAAGGCTTAATATGAAACGAAATCCACTAATAAGTGCCTTAGAACCAAGAGTTTTATTTGATGGGGCAGCAGTAGCAACTGCTGTTGATGTTTTAGATAATAATAGCTTTGAAAACAATGACACACCTGATAACCCTCCACAAGAAAATAAAAATAAAGAAATGGTTTTTATAGATAGTGAAGTTGAAAATAAAGAAGAAATAGTAAGTCAACTTGATGAAGACATAGAAGTCTATTTTTTAAATGATAAAAGTGATGTTTTAGAACAAATAGATACTATCTTAGAAAATAAAGAGGGTATTGATACTTTACATATAATCTCCCATGGTAAAGAAGGTGAACTCCTTTTTTCAAATGGCTCTTTAGATTTAGAAAATATAGAC includes the following:
- a CDS encoding branched-chain amino acid transaminase is translated as MTEAKYIWMDGKFVDWHDAKVHVLSHTLHYGNGAIEGTKAYKTHDGRCAIFKLEEHTKRLINSAKMTLIDVPFSTEELNKAQIELLQKNELTEGAYIRPLVYLGYGVMGLYHKQAPVNVSISAWEWGAYLGEEGMKKGVRVKIASMTRNSNTSGMGKAKAVANYLNSQMAKGEAVECGYDEALLRDDQGYIAEASGACFFIVRDGEIITPPNDNSLESITQATVIDLAKDLGYTVTRRRLTREEVYIADEAFFTGTAVEVTPIRDIDARIIGCGSRGPITEVLQKAYFDVVQGRNEKYTKYLTYIN
- a CDS encoding DUF2116 family Zn-ribbon domain-containing protein, with amino-acid sequence MANTCQYCSKKIPISKVFCSKECKENYFEKAIINIPKPFVKKLYFFCNEEEKEAEILKFCERHKWKEHLVKQKIEEIYLEYFK
- a CDS encoding SAM-dependent methyltransferase produces the protein MSQQEFWNSKFSRDGYLYGIKPNSFIASKVKSFPRGGKVLCLGEGEGRNAIFLAKRDMEVTAIDASDIGLSKLHFRALEEGVTVETICADLNDWEVKEQYDVIVASYLHMYKEDRAKLFEKIQDSLKPDGIFVGEFFSVNQLNYNSGGPKDKDLLYTIDDFKKAFALCQGDINEVVTILDEGKGHQGEASVIRVVVEN
- the hisIE gene encoding bifunctional phosphoribosyl-AMP cyclohydrolase/phosphoribosyl-ATP diphosphatase HisIE, with amino-acid sequence MEAIEKIDWEKTNGLIPVVTQDATTNEVLMLAYMDKEALELTIKTNYAHYFSRTKQRIWKKGESSNHTQEIVNIMLDCDNDTLLLKVNQEGVACHTGRKSCFFTDLQTNEEVSKVEVDTTAAYGVIDTLYHTILERKNDDPSKSYTSKLLNGEQNSMLKKIVEESGEFTFAIKDNDEEEIIYEAADITYHVLVALASKNISPDRVKQELARRFGMSGIEEKNSRTK
- a CDS encoding Mrp/NBP35 family ATP-binding protein gives rise to the protein MANIEDIKKELEKVKYPGFEKSIMDFGFVKDVQLEGNIASIVLDITSTAQEVEEQLRKDIHACINAIGLEVKLGFNKPQAPKQNSNSVSGKNIAPQIKKIVMVSSGKGGVGKSTTTVNLAVAASMQGKKVGILDADIYGPNIPRMMGLQGKEVEVIGEKARPLNAYGVDVMSMGVLMDEGQAVIWRGAMIMKAIQQLLRDILWEELDILFIDMPPGTGDAQLTLAQSVPVAAGINVTTPQHVALDDSRRSLDMFQKLHIPVAGIVENMSGFICPSCETESDIFGMGTCEDLADQYNTQVLGNLPIEPAIREGGDGGKPITYFNPESISAKRYMEAASKVIAFLDNVDDDRTNADIQPTTPPGVSACSTTAASASSAQQTQQSSGGSCGTGCGCH
- a CDS encoding SPFH domain-containing protein, with translation MPIDNDYFKNRQQNNGGGSNNNNGGGGNYQPPFEPPEFFKNFGKKAGFIYVIIIIIAALFIFKPFVIIESGQVGIKVTTGKYEDKPLTPGFHLYLPVFQKVIVVDTKVRLINYRSVEQMGGFDQSIRSNPAINILDARGLPVSIELTVQYRLTADGAPTTIATWGLGWEDKIVDPVVRNIVRNIVGGFNAEELPTRRNEIATLIENGIRTQVEALEDTPVSVESVQLREIVLPEKIKEQIERVQIANQESERVRYEVLRAKQEAEKKAALAKGEADKNRIEAQGRADAVTIEAKAQSAANKEIAKSLTSDLLRMQQIQVQGKFNDALRENKDAKIFLTPGGSTPNIWVDTKDKSRDTAIHGK